The DNA segment TGCTCCATGAAGAAGGTGCCAGAGAGCCACTCACAAGTTGCTGACTCTGTAAACTGAGACCATACTGACACCCACAGGAAGGGCAGCTCTGCAAAACGACATTAAATCTCAAACGAAACAAAACAGACGTTCTACATCAGGGTCAAAATATTATACTCCATATTCAAAAGATGTTATAGGTGAAGCAGTAATGTAATACACTCGGAACTTAACTGACGTTTGTAAGCTGCTTCAAGGTTACAATGTTGCACTGCCTACAGATTGACTTTGATTAGtcactttggaaaaaaagtcaCTGAACTTTCTAAGACACAAAAAGCTTCTAGGACTGCTATCCAAAACTTCTATTTTGCTGAAGTCCTAAACTACAGCTACAGTGAGAAGCtggaataaagagaaaaacctgGCCTACATATAAGCTGTTCTGTATTTCACCTGAAAATGTAGACCAATtacatggaaatgaaaaaaaaaaaaaagaagtaccAATCGGAAATCCCAAGTAGGAACGCTTAATTACTTTTAAGTACCACATACTACATGTGAAGAAAATTTTGTGACTGTGAAAAAAGTCACCACATATGAATGGTAAATGAAACCCGTTACTGACTTGCATACAGGAGAGGAAATGAAGTTTGTTCGCACAATCATCACACTACACAAAGTAATTACAAAAAAGCAACTCCCTGTTCCAGGAAACTGGCCTCTTTAAGTGAATGTTACTGATTAAAGCACTTTTGCCAGGCAGAATTTTGGGAACAATAGCTCTCAGAGGTCCAAACATTCAAACCAACaagaaaacaatgcatttgGGACTATAAAGACCCAGTCAATGCAGACATTTGTGGTGTTGCCATGACAGACAGTAAACGCACAGCTATAGCCAAGATCTGTGTGTTACAGTTCCCTCTTGCCCATCTGTCCTCTTCAATAGCTTTATGATGCACCCTCACTAGTGACAGTAtaacattaggaaaaatatttaacctTAGTCCCAGAAGCtacaaatatttgcattaaattacaactgaaaaattatttttgatatAACCTTTAAGActtctttcttgaaaatggaaaagcatcATTTACATTGCAATACTTGGCTAGCCTTTCCTTTGTGAGCATACTACCCAAGCAAAGGGAATAAAATGATTGCATCTCAACACAAGATCCGATTCAGCAAAAGTTAGTACTATTAACCTGCCTCCCAGCCTGCAGTtttgcttctgccatttctcaGATCACCTTTTACCTCTAACCAGTATATGCTACCTCACATCTAGGGCATGGGGTTGTCTGTGGCAACTGCTCCCTGCAGAAAGCTGAGGCTGCCTAAGCAGGGGTTACAGCTGACTGTGTTAGAGTGGACTACCCTGGTCATACTTACTTAGAAGGGCAGAAAAGCAATGTAATGTCCAGCCTCCAAATTGACTGAATCTTCTGCAGGAAGATGGCAGCAGTCCCACATTGACTCCTGCATGTACATGGGTCTAGATGGAGGAACCTTTTTAGATGGAAGTGGTTAAGGACCATTTCCACCAGTATAGTTTTGtgagttttttattttattaacttcACAAGCAAAACCAAGGGAAAAAGATACTTgacaaatgtaaaaataaatgtgcatcATATAATATTGGGACAGCTCTGCTTAATGTAGGAGAGCTCTTCAAGTGGAATACTAATTTAGAGCTAAGAAATTCTCAGTATAGCACACTGCATTTCTACATTTGCAAGTAAAGCAAAACCAATTACCTGTCTCCTATCAGGCAGGTGTGCCAGGTTAGCACCCAGAGGACATTTAGCCTATAATTATTACTGGTTCAAGATCCTGGCACAGGACAGCATTTCATCTGATCcagatgtttatttttcttcaaaatctaTTTGTgaacactgttttcagtgatTTCACAAACTGTTCAGTAAGATGGTGACCACTGAACACTCCTATTTCATGTTGCGCACTATTCTCCTGCaatgatttgttttcatttcccccagtgcctgctccagctcctggatTAGGTGCAGTAGGGTGGAAGGGTCCGTCTGCAACACGTGGGCAGTCTCATCGCCGTTCTCATTAAGGTGTAGCTTTACAGTCACAGCAGGCTTGATCTGTTGTCTCAAACTCCTGCTTGCAAGCTACATGGCGGGGTTCAGATGAAACGGGAACAGGGAGACAAACAAACAAGGGTTATCAGCATTCACATTTACAAGACACAACTGGTTTTCAGGACCTGCTCGGAGGACTActtaaaaatccttttcacCCATATGAAACATACACACAATCCATTACTCAGTTTTCTCATTAGGCAATACTAATCCACTTGAATCAATGTgataatatttctgaaaatcaggtgATAATTTGAGATTGAATATATTTAgtatatgcaaatatattttaacacaCTAGTGCAGCTATGAGACCAGTTTTTGTAAAGCAACAAATATACTGCATTATTACATATCCTAATCACCTCATAACTAGCTATCTCTGGTGCAATCACAAAATTATGTTGGTTTTAAACACATGAGAACCTGCTGCCTCTATTTCTTTAAACAATATAACTTGTTTAGTACTTCTTTATGATGTTGAAAACACATGAAGTAAAATGCTGAACACTGAGAACAGCAGTTACCTGCACGTCCAGTCTCCACTCAAGGTTGTGGTAGCTGGGAAGCCTTGGTGCCAGCTCACCCAGAACATTCCTGATCTCTTTCCTGTTATCGAGGTACAGCTGGAGCAGCAACTTGTTCAGTTCATCTGAGAATCCCAGAACATGAATGGAATCTTGGAAGTCTGTCTCAGAAATCTAGAAGTAACAATTTAGGCCTTAATACAGAACTGTGCAATAATCATTATttgttgagaaaaaaacaaaactaagtaAATATTACATACGCTATGGTAAAGTTGTTCTCCTGCATGAACATATGAGGACAGATCTACACTCAGGACAAAACAAACAATCCACGTTAAGGAATTTACATTTGTTGATGTATTACTGCTGGTTATTATGAGTTTCAGGAACAGTTTTAGACCAgttttttatagaaaaaaattcAACACCCTCACATTTAAGCCTTCATACCAGAGAACAAAATGCAATACAACAAAGCATCTGAGCTTTGTCACGAGAAGTACATATTTTGGTCATCAATTTATCAACAGTATGTAAACATAACATCAATACTCAAATACTCTGAAATGACCTGAATGTTGGCAGATGTAAGCAAGCACCAGGAACAGCTTCAAGGCCCATGTGACAGTAACTCAGCACGGCCCCAAGAAGCTGACTCTCTCAGCTTCAGCCTTTGTGCTGAACCAGAGACAGGTGGTTCACCCTTACAGCAGCAGTTACATATTCAACAGCAAGCATCATGCCTTTACAGCACATTCATTCATAAACACATTCTGTGATCAGCTATATGCTGCCACAGTACCCTGTATTTATCTGTTATTCAAGTCACCCTATCTCCCTCTAGGGAAGATTCTGCACTATTTCATTCCCTCCTCCACCTCACTTCACAATGCCTGCTTGAGTTTTATTTGGAATGCCTTGTCTCTTTATCCTTTCTCCATGTTGTCATTGTTCAAATGTCCTACTTTACCGAAAGTAAGAAGTTCTCCTAATGGAAACCGTAATTATATTATTAATACCTGTTTACACCCACCCAAATTTCTGATGACAGGAGCTGGAAAAGCTCTCAAACCCACCACACCAGATAAATTTTACAATGCTTATCAGGCAGCTAGAACAGCACACATCCTGTGCAGCAGCTGAACAATAAAAACACCTTTGCTCAAGTTTTGTTATTTAGAACACGCTTAGTCCTGAAGTATACTTCACTATACCAACTAAATTATTGCATGTTCTCCCTATATATTATTAAAGCAGTGTCAAGTCTTAGCTTCAGACATGGAATAGAAATGCCAGTCCTCCACACAGACACAGTGCTTCAGTAAGAGACACCTTTTTTTGAAATTAACACATGCCATCAGAATTGGGAACTAAATTTTCTCTATTCATGGGTATTTTCAGAGCTGTACGTGTTTAGATGACACCTCTTGGTGTATCCTTGAATTTGAGAACAAAGGGATCCTCACCATAACTTTGGAACTTTCAGTGAGAAGGTATGTCAGTCCTTCCACTCCATGCTGAATGGTGTCAACGTCGACGTTAAGTTTTCCTTTAAGGAAAGCATAAGGTACCTTTTACTTCCCCATTAAGCTGCCAGAGCACCAAcgaaaaaaacctgcaaattcATCCCAAGCCAATTTACAAAACATGCGTAAAAAACCGGAGAAGGTTGCACACCCGTCAAATACGAATGTTAAGGGGGACAAACAGGCAGTTCGACCCCCCACGCAAAACAACCCAGAACCCCCAGGAGAAGCCCAAACCGCTTCTCACGGCTCAGTAAAGAACCTGCTCGCCACCGCCGAAGCCGGGCTCGCGCACGCAGCAAGGCAGGATTTGCCGGGCCAGCCCGACACTCGGTGACATGACCCTATACTGGGTTGAGCCAAGTCCTCTCTCCCCTACCCCTCGGGCTCCGTGCAGCCCGGGTACCCCAGCCACTACCCGTGCCTTACTGGCGGCCGCCTCGTAGGCCCGCGGCGCCGCGCCCCGCCGCAGCAGCTCCACCGCCAGGCGCCCCAGCTCGCCGACAGCTGTAACGAGAGAAAACAACTCCGCTACACCCCCGCCGCGGCCCACGCCCGTGCCGGGTCTTCCCCGCCGCCGACAGCGCAGCACCCCgaaccccaccccccccccccatggtgCCCATCTCGGTGCTGAACCTGCGGCGCCCGCCCGCGGCAAACACTCCAGATCCGCCCTCTGCGCCTCCGACAACACCACCAGCATCGCCGCAGCCTGCGCAAGAAAGGGTGCGGCTCGGCACCGGTACGCGCCTGCGCGGGCCTGTGCGGGGCGTGGAGGTCCCTCCTGAAGGGAGGCGGGAAGTAATGAGGTGGATGCGGCGACCATGAGCATTTGGGGATATCGTGACACCATTCTCGGTCCTGCCGAGTTGCGCTGAAGTGACGTAAAGGATCCCAATCCGTTGTGCCCTTTGGTTCCCAGAAATCATAAACTAAAGGTGATTAGACAGTAagtttgaaaatgagaaaaacaaacacaaatcttATGCTTGAAAAGCAAGTGTAAAAATGgtgggaaaaagtaaaataacagTGCAGATAACATGCATGAAAAAAGGAGGggtaaaaaccccacaaacctgAATATctatacatagaatcatagaatacttagggttcgaaaggaccttaagatcacctagttccaacccccctgccatgggcagggacacctcacactaaagcatgccacgcaactcttcatccaacctggccttgaacaccgccagggatggagcattcacagcctccctgggcaacccattccagtgcctcaccaccctaacaggaaagaatttcttccttatatccaatcaaaacttcccgtttcagttttaacccattaccccttatcctgtcactacagtccctaatgaagagtccctccccagcatccctgtaggcccccttcagatac comes from the Melopsittacus undulatus isolate bMelUnd1 chromosome 6, bMelUnd1.mat.Z, whole genome shotgun sequence genome and includes:
- the COMMD2 gene encoding COMM domain-containing protein 2 isoform X1 — translated: MLVVLSEAQRADLECLPRAGAAAVGELGRLAVELLRRGAAPRAYEAAARKLNVDVDTIQHGVEGLTYLLTESSKVMISETDFQDSIHVLGFSDELNKLLLQLYLDNRKEIRNVLGELAPRLPSYHNLEWRLDVQLASRSLRQQIKPAVTVKLHLNENGDETAHVLQTDPSTLLHLIQELEQALGEMKTNHCRRIVRNMK
- the COMMD2 gene encoding COMM domain-containing protein 2 isoform X2, with the translated sequence MLVVLSEAQRADLECLPRAGAAGKLNVDVDTIQHGVEGLTYLLTESSKVMISETDFQDSIHVLGFSDELNKLLLQLYLDNRKEIRNVLGELAPRLPSYHNLEWRLDVQLASRSLRQQIKPAVTVKLHLNENGDETAHVLQTDPSTLLHLIQELEQALGEMKTNHCRRIVRNMK